In a single window of the Mauremys reevesii isolate NIE-2019 linkage group 3, ASM1616193v1, whole genome shotgun sequence genome:
- the NCOA7 gene encoding nuclear receptor coactivator 7 isoform X5, protein MRVRKIPLDIQIVYSVRPDQEPFVQIITVEEAKRRKSICSYYEEDDDDSLPVLKHHSALLENMHIEQLARCLPARVQGYPWRLAYSTLEHGTSLKTLYRKSASLDSPVLLVIKDMDNQIFGAYATHPFRFSDHYYGTGETFLYTFSPNFKVFKWSGENTYFINGDISSLELGGGGGRFGLWLDADLYHGRSNSCSTFNNDILSKKEDFIIQDVEVWTFE, encoded by the exons ATGAGAGTGCGAAAAATACCTTTGGATATTCAGATTGTTTACTCTGTCAGACCTGACCAGGAGCCTTTTGTGCAG ATTATCACTGTAGAAGAGGCAAAACGTCGAAAGAGCATTTGCAGTTATTATGAGGAAGATGACGATGACTCTTTACCTGTCCTAAAGCACCACAGCGCGCTCCTAGAGAATATGCACATAGAACAG CTTGCCCGCTGTCTGCCAGCAAGAGTGCAGGGATATCCATGGCGGCTTGCATATAGCACATTGGAGCATGGAACCAGCCTGAAAACTCTGTACAGGAAATCAGCGTCTCTTGACAGTCCAGTCCTCCTTGTCATCAAAGATATGGACAACCAG ATATTTGGAGCATATGCAACACATCCTTTCAGATTTAGTGACCACTATTACGGCACAGGCGAAACTTTCCTCTACACGTTTAGTCCAAACTTCAAG GTGTTTAAGTGGTCTGGAGAAAACACTTACTTTATCAATGGAGATATCAGCTCTCTAGAACTTGGAGGTGGAGG tgGTCGGTTTGGTTTATGGCTAGATGCTGATTTGTATCATGGGCGAAGCAACTCCTGCAGCACCTTCAATAATGACATCTTATCCAAGAAAGAAGATTTCATAATACAAGATGTGGAAGTATGGACATTTGAGTGA